The proteins below are encoded in one region of Pelotomaculum isophthalicicum JI:
- a CDS encoding menaquinone biosynthetic enzyme MqnA/MqnD family protein gives MSRLRLGQLDYINCLPVYHALEEGLLPLEAELVKKPPNVLNRLFMSGQLDVSPLSSIEYARNKDSCIILPGLSISADGRVMSILLFSKVPVTELEGKKVCLTESSATGVALLKVLFDHYYHVDVDYETTVPELSGMMERADGALLIGDNAMQAHQYVEEHHIPYHVTDLGETWKQFTGAKMVYAVWVVRKAYASSNAAAVNYLSNILINSKEIGHRQITAVAAKAQQRSGLPLSVTEDYFKTIKHDFGDDERKALLTFYDYAYKSGLIDERVKLRVWGEAGA, from the coding sequence GGGCAGTTGGATTACATTAATTGCCTACCGGTTTACCATGCCCTTGAAGAGGGGTTGTTGCCGCTGGAAGCCGAACTGGTTAAGAAGCCCCCTAATGTCTTAAACCGTCTTTTTATGAGCGGCCAGTTGGATGTCAGCCCTTTGTCTTCAATTGAGTATGCCAGGAACAAGGATAGTTGCATTATCCTGCCCGGACTTTCCATTAGCGCAGACGGCCGGGTAATGAGCATACTGCTTTTCAGTAAAGTGCCGGTGACGGAACTAGAAGGAAAGAAAGTGTGTCTGACCGAGTCTTCCGCGACCGGGGTCGCGCTCTTAAAAGTGCTTTTTGACCACTATTATCATGTTGATGTGGATTATGAAACTACCGTTCCTGAACTTAGCGGCATGATGGAAAGGGCGGACGGCGCGCTATTGATTGGGGACAATGCCATGCAGGCTCACCAGTATGTAGAAGAACACCACATCCCCTACCATGTTACTGACCTTGGTGAAACGTGGAAGCAGTTTACCGGCGCGAAGATGGTTTACGCGGTTTGGGTAGTGCGCAAAGCCTACGCCAGCTCCAATGCGGCGGCGGTAAATTACCTCAGTAATATACTCATAAATTCAAAGGAAATCGGTCATAGACAAATAACCGCTGTTGCCGCTAAAGCCCAGCAACGGAGCGGACTGCCGTTATCCGTTACTGAGGATTATTTTAAAACGATCAAACATGATTTTGGCGATGACGAGAGGAAAGCACTGCTAACTTTTTATGATTATGCCTATAAAAGCGGATTAATTGATGAAAGAGTCAAACTGCGGGTGTGGGGTGAAGCCGGTGCCTGA
- the mqnC gene encoding cyclic dehypoxanthinyl futalosine synthase, with product MKESNCGCGVKPVPDLDNILDKAVRGGRLSLKEGVALLASPDLLPVGRAADLARKRKHPDNIVTFIIDRNINYTNVCSSRCRFCAFWKEETDPEAYILDKETLFKKIEETIAANGTAVMIQGGLHPKLGLDYYLDMLQSVKERYDIHIHSFSPPEVAYMARNSGLSLREVLLKLQKAGLDSLPGGGAEILDNRVRGLISPEKITWEEWMEVMAQAHQIGMKSTATMMFGHAETLEERVLHMIRVREQQDRTGGFTAFIPWSFQPKNTKLGGETTTGVDYLKTLAVSRLMLDNIPNVQVSWPTQGAKLAQVALVFGANDFGDVMLEENVVRAAGVNYRVPVEEIIRCISDAGFTPAQRNTGYKIIKEFS from the coding sequence ATGAAAGAGTCAAACTGCGGGTGTGGGGTGAAGCCGGTGCCTGATCTGGATAATATTTTGGACAAAGCCGTCCGGGGAGGGCGGCTTTCTTTGAAAGAGGGTGTAGCTCTTCTCGCCTCGCCTGACTTGTTACCGGTGGGCCGCGCGGCTGATTTAGCACGTAAGCGAAAACATCCTGACAACATAGTTACGTTTATTATTGACCGGAATATTAACTATACAAATGTCTGTAGCAGCAGGTGCCGCTTCTGTGCCTTTTGGAAGGAAGAAACAGACCCGGAAGCTTATATCTTGGATAAGGAAACGCTTTTTAAAAAGATTGAAGAAACCATAGCCGCCAATGGTACGGCAGTAATGATCCAGGGTGGGCTTCATCCGAAGCTGGGACTGGATTACTACCTGGACATGCTCCAATCGGTTAAAGAGCGATACGATATTCACATTCACTCTTTCTCTCCGCCTGAAGTAGCGTATATGGCGCGGAACTCCGGATTGTCATTGCGAGAGGTCCTGTTAAAATTACAGAAAGCCGGCCTGGATTCTCTGCCAGGCGGTGGCGCCGAGATCCTGGATAACCGGGTGCGTGGTTTAATCAGTCCGGAAAAGATCACCTGGGAAGAGTGGATGGAAGTAATGGCACAGGCTCATCAAATTGGAATGAAATCCACAGCCACCATGATGTTCGGTCATGCGGAAACCTTGGAGGAACGGGTGCTGCATATGATCCGGGTGCGTGAGCAGCAGGACCGCACCGGCGGCTTCACCGCTTTTATTCCCTGGAGTTTCCAGCCAAAAAACACTAAGCTGGGCGGTGAAACTACCACCGGTGTGGATTATTTGAAAACCCTTGCTGTGTCCAGGTTGATGTTGGATAATATTCCTAACGTCCAGGTTTCGTGGCCGACACAGGGCGCCAAGCTGGCGCAGGTAGCCCTGGTCTTCGGGGCCAACGACTTCGGAGACGTCATGTTGGAAGAAAACGTCGTCCGGGCTGCCGGGGTGAACTACCGGGTTCCCGTGGAAGAAATAATTCGCTGTATTAGTGATGCCGGTTTTACGCCGGCCCAGCGGAATACAGGTTATAAGATAATAAAAGAGTTTTCCTGA
- a CDS encoding L,D-transpeptidase family protein has translation MPERISIIIDMDRLTLTLFDNGEPFRQFPVAMGKYETPTPVGNWKIASQDTNPPDVMGTRWLGLNIPYGQYGIHGTNAPHSIGSFASHGCIRMHNAHVEEIFPFVIPGTPVTIIGTPFGAPGTLPSILKFGDKGPDVLEVQRALKRLGYLKWTPDGFWGQGTEKAVKQFREDNGLTGNNIVNDKVYTLLGF, from the coding sequence ATGCCGGAAAGAATCAGTATAATTATTGACATGGACAGGCTAACCCTAACCCTCTTCGACAATGGGGAACCTTTCCGCCAGTTTCCAGTTGCCATGGGGAAATACGAAACACCCACTCCGGTCGGCAACTGGAAGATCGCCTCTCAGGATACCAACCCGCCTGACGTCATGGGCACGCGATGGCTTGGACTCAATATACCATATGGGCAGTACGGCATCCACGGCACCAACGCTCCACATAGTATCGGCAGTTTTGCCAGCCACGGCTGTATCAGGATGCATAACGCTCACGTTGAGGAAATATTTCCTTTTGTTATCCCTGGTACACCTGTAACCATTATTGGAACACCATTCGGCGCGCCGGGCACTCTCCCTTCCATTTTAAAATTCGGAGATAAGGGGCCGGATGTTTTGGAAGTGCAGCGGGCGTTGAAAAGGCTTGGTTACCTCAAGTGGACACCTGATGGTTTCTGGGGCCAGGGAACTGAAAAAGCAGTTAAACAATTCCGGGAAGACAATGGTCTTACCGGGAATAATATTGTGAACGATAAGGTATATACATTACTCGGATTTTAA
- a CDS encoding citrate/2-methylcitrate synthase yields the protein MKNYQLAEYEERFFNQLSNITEKNNLINPELFNKYNVKRGLRDKDGKGVLVGLTEIGEVHGYIIDENETIAVPGRLIYRGIDITDITDGFFKDDRFGFEETCYLLLFGDLPDQDTLMSFERLLSEYRKLPEDFVRDMILKAPSKDMMNVLARSVLALYSFDDNADDTSIKNVLRQCIRLIACFPLLGVYGYQAYSHYHGNNSLFIHSPMPEYSTAENILHMLRPDSKFTNLEAKLLDLALVLHAEHGGGNNSSFITHVATSSGTDTYSVIAAALGSLKGPKHGGANIKVIQMFEDMKQNIRNLDDDEEIEHYLVKLISKEAFDRQGLIYGMGHAVYSVSDPRTLIIKEHAARLAKEKGLEDEYNLYLKVEKMAPEIIGKSRNTFKGVCSNVDFYSGFVYKMLDIPVELFTPIFAISRIAGWSAHRIEEIVNSGKIIRPAYKSVSKRREYVSMDGR from the coding sequence ATGAAAAATTATCAATTGGCAGAGTATGAAGAGAGATTTTTTAACCAGTTAAGTAATATTACTGAAAAAAACAACTTGATTAACCCCGAGTTATTTAATAAATACAACGTTAAACGCGGGCTCCGTGATAAGGACGGCAAGGGAGTACTTGTGGGTCTTACTGAAATCGGCGAGGTGCATGGCTATATTATTGATGAAAATGAGACTATCGCTGTTCCAGGCAGATTAATTTACAGGGGCATCGACATTACTGACATCACGGACGGTTTCTTTAAGGATGACCGCTTTGGTTTTGAAGAGACTTGTTACTTGTTGCTTTTTGGTGATCTCCCTGACCAAGACACTCTTATGAGTTTTGAGCGGCTTCTTTCAGAATACAGAAAGCTGCCTGAGGATTTTGTCCGCGACATGATTCTGAAAGCGCCAAGCAAGGACATGATGAATGTATTAGCAAGAAGCGTACTCGCTTTATATAGTTTTGACGATAACGCCGATGACACTTCCATCAAGAATGTATTAAGACAATGCATCAGGCTGATTGCCTGTTTTCCGTTGCTTGGGGTTTATGGTTACCAGGCTTATTCTCATTATCATGGAAATAATAGCCTGTTTATTCATAGCCCAATGCCTGAATACAGCACCGCTGAAAATATTCTACACATGCTTAGGCCGGACAGCAAATTTACAAACCTTGAGGCAAAACTGCTTGATCTTGCTCTAGTGCTTCACGCTGAGCATGGCGGGGGCAACAATTCGTCCTTCATCACGCACGTTGCGACATCGTCCGGTACTGACACATACTCTGTGATAGCCGCCGCGCTGGGGTCGTTAAAAGGACCAAAACATGGAGGAGCTAACATCAAAGTCATTCAGATGTTTGAAGATATGAAGCAAAACATAAGGAATTTAGACGACGATGAGGAAATTGAACATTATCTTGTTAAATTAATTAGCAAAGAAGCTTTTGACCGTCAGGGTCTCATTTATGGTATGGGTCACGCTGTTTATTCAGTTTCTGATCCAAGGACGCTTATTATAAAGGAACATGCTGCCCGGCTCGCTAAGGAAAAAGGTTTGGAGGACGAATATAATCTCTATTTAAAAGTTGAGAAAATGGCTCCTGAAATAATCGGGAAATCCCGGAATACGTTTAAAGGCGTGTGTTCAAATGTTGATTTTTATTCAGGCTTTGTTTACAAAATGCTGGATATTCCAGTTGAATTATTCACTCCTATATTTGCCATTTCCAGGATAGCTGGTTGGAGCGCACATCGTATTGAGGAAATTGTTAATTCGGGAAAAATTATCAGGCCGGCATACAAGAGTGTTTCGAAACGGCGCGAATACGTTTCGATGGACGGGCGATAA
- the purQ gene encoding phosphoribosylformylglycinamidine synthase I produces the protein MKKPRVCVLRTDGINCDEEMFYAFEKAGAESQMVHVNQLRSKEVQLADYQILALPGGFSYGDDVHSGKILAVELTSFLKEQLSEFVDSGKLMLGICNGFQVLVRTGLLPDRNQGNIEATLTVNDSGHFECRWIRLLVEPSHCVFTRGMEGSLIDIQVAHGEGKFYSDPSVIEKIEHGGQVVFRYAGADGKPTALYPANPNGSLNFIAGICDSTGRIMGMMPHPERYVEKTQHPNWRRMPEDTVPHGLAIFKNAVEYARQM, from the coding sequence GTGAAAAAGCCGCGCGTATGTGTTTTAAGAACGGACGGGATCAACTGCGACGAGGAAATGTTTTATGCCTTTGAAAAGGCCGGGGCGGAAAGCCAAATGGTGCATGTCAACCAGCTTAGAAGCAAAGAAGTTCAGTTGGCTGATTATCAAATACTGGCTTTGCCGGGCGGTTTTTCTTACGGTGACGATGTCCACTCCGGTAAAATCCTGGCGGTGGAACTAACTTCCTTTCTGAAAGAACAATTAAGCGAGTTTGTCGACTCCGGCAAACTGATGCTCGGCATATGCAACGGATTTCAGGTACTGGTGCGCACCGGACTGCTCCCTGACCGGAACCAGGGAAATATTGAAGCCACCCTGACTGTTAATGACAGCGGGCACTTTGAATGCCGCTGGATCAGACTGCTGGTTGAACCCAGTCACTGCGTCTTCACCCGCGGTATGGAAGGTTCGCTGATAGACATCCAGGTGGCCCATGGCGAAGGCAAGTTTTATTCAGACCCGTCTGTTATTGAAAAAATAGAACACGGTGGTCAGGTGGTATTCCGCTACGCCGGAGCCGACGGCAAGCCGACCGCGCTATACCCGGCCAACCCAAATGGCTCTCTAAACTTCATAGCAGGCATTTGTGACTCGACCGGAAGAATCATGGGCATGATGCCTCACCCGGAGCGGTACGTTGAAAAAACCCAACACCCGAACTGGCGCAGGATGCCGGAAGACACGGTGCCTCACGGATTGGCTATCTTTAAAAATGCCGTGGAGTATGCCCGGCAGATGTAA
- a CDS encoding phosphoribosylformylglycinamidine synthase subunit PurS, with product MMIQEVRVITKAGIPDSKGEEILYEISHALGINTVQKVRTARVFRFEGIGASDAALLAERLLAESVFQDFSVNSPVINDATIVLEVAYKPGVMNPEAASIVKSAADLGVAGLLAADSSWEYGFYGENITGADIERITSSLLVNATVEYVVREKPKTLIIQGKPGRTEVIPVRQMSDTELIELSRDKLFLNLEEMQVIKDYFRRIGRDPTDCEIETIAQTWSEHCGHKTFKARLIVDGKEKTPLLKRLKNATEESNHPLVLSAFVDNSGVMEFYDGQAICGKVETHNSPSAIEPYGGAMTGSGGVFRDIVGTGRGAKTLASTDMFCFARPDTPDEDIPAGCLHPHYLLRRVVAGVRDYGNRMGIPTNNGSVHFHRDFRAKPTVIVGAYGILPAELCRKGRPRAGDLVIALGGRTGRDGIHGATFSSGEMTDRTIDVNSSAVQIGHPIEEKRTFDAILVARDEGLIRAITDCGAGGFASAVGEMGSEVGARIALDRAPLKYPGLSPWEIMESESQERMVLAVDPEHAGRLMEICRGYNVEATVLGEFTGDKCFSATYEGQVVMNLEMEFLHNGLPQRVMNAAWRPACFAEPEAVPAADWEDLYCRVMGHLNVCSKEPIVRLYDHGVQGTSALPPFSGINGDGPNDAAIMAPILGKPYGMVISHGLNPVLNMIDPYHGSLWAAAEAVSNAIASGVNPRDLMLMDNFIWPFPDEELLGALDLAVDACVDFVRGTGMPFISGKDSLSSTYRGKDGTVIKIPPILCISAFGRVPDVSRTVSADFKKTGTKIVLAGYRNTAEMAGSVYYDLLGHIGNNLPKLSPTALMHVFEAVYGAINSGKLLACHDISEGGVAAALAEMCFGGDMGAQVIIPEGELAENFLFNETAGCFLAEIPADSNPSDIFGDIPCQVIGKTTDRKVIAAEQSGKTLFETRLDRLRAAWRQPMKEVFRQ from the coding sequence ATGATGATTCAAGAGGTGCGGGTAATTACCAAGGCTGGAATCCCCGACAGCAAGGGAGAGGAAATCCTGTACGAAATTAGCCACGCTTTAGGTATTAACACGGTGCAAAAAGTCAGAACCGCCCGTGTTTTCCGTTTTGAAGGCATTGGCGCCAGTGATGCCGCCTTGCTGGCGGAAAGACTGTTAGCAGAAAGTGTTTTCCAGGATTTTTCAGTAAACAGCCCGGTGATTAACGATGCCACTATTGTACTGGAGGTAGCTTACAAGCCCGGAGTGATGAACCCGGAGGCCGCTTCCATCGTGAAGTCCGCGGCCGACCTGGGCGTAGCCGGGTTATTGGCGGCCGACTCCAGTTGGGAGTACGGTTTTTACGGTGAAAATATCACCGGTGCAGATATTGAACGAATCACCTCCAGCCTGCTGGTTAACGCCACAGTGGAGTATGTCGTGCGAGAAAAACCAAAAACCCTGATCATTCAGGGCAAGCCAGGCCGCACAGAAGTGATTCCGGTTAGACAAATGAGCGACACCGAGTTGATTGAATTGAGCCGCGACAAATTATTCTTGAACCTGGAGGAAATGCAGGTTATCAAAGACTACTTCCGGCGCATCGGCAGGGACCCCACTGATTGCGAAATCGAAACAATCGCTCAGACCTGGTCCGAACACTGCGGGCACAAAACATTCAAAGCCAGGTTGATCGTTGACGGTAAAGAGAAAACCCCGCTCTTGAAACGGTTGAAAAACGCCACTGAAGAGAGCAACCACCCGCTGGTGCTGTCGGCATTCGTCGACAATTCCGGTGTAATGGAATTTTATGACGGCCAGGCTATTTGCGGCAAGGTAGAAACTCACAATTCCCCCTCGGCCATTGAGCCCTACGGAGGCGCCATGACCGGCAGCGGCGGCGTATTCCGTGACATCGTGGGCACCGGACGCGGCGCGAAAACACTGGCTTCGACTGATATGTTTTGCTTTGCCAGGCCCGACACGCCCGACGAAGATATTCCAGCCGGTTGTCTCCACCCGCACTACTTATTGCGCCGGGTTGTCGCCGGGGTGCGTGATTACGGAAACAGAATGGGTATTCCTACGAACAACGGCTCCGTGCACTTTCACCGGGATTTCCGCGCCAAGCCGACAGTTATCGTGGGAGCTTACGGGATCCTGCCGGCGGAGTTATGCCGTAAAGGCCGGCCCCGGGCCGGGGACCTGGTGATTGCGCTGGGCGGCCGTACCGGGCGGGACGGCATTCACGGCGCAACCTTCTCCAGCGGTGAGATGACCGACCGGACCATCGATGTTAACTCCAGCGCCGTGCAAATCGGCCATCCCATCGAAGAAAAGCGCACGTTCGACGCCATCCTGGTAGCCCGTGACGAGGGCTTGATCAGGGCCATCACCGACTGCGGCGCCGGCGGGTTCGCTTCCGCCGTCGGGGAAATGGGCTCTGAAGTAGGCGCCAGGATCGCCCTTGACCGGGCGCCGTTGAAATACCCCGGCCTGTCGCCGTGGGAAATCATGGAATCGGAAAGCCAGGAACGGATGGTGCTGGCGGTGGACCCGGAACATGCCGGGCGTCTTATGGAAATATGCCGGGGTTACAACGTCGAAGCCACCGTCCTTGGAGAATTTACCGGAGACAAGTGTTTCTCCGCCACCTACGAAGGCCAGGTAGTAATGAACCTGGAAATGGAATTTCTGCACAACGGGCTGCCCCAGCGGGTAATGAACGCCGCCTGGCGTCCAGCTTGCTTCGCAGAGCCGGAGGCTGTTCCGGCCGCAGACTGGGAAGACCTGTACTGCCGGGTAATGGGACACCTTAACGTCTGTTCCAAAGAACCGATTGTCAGACTATATGACCACGGCGTTCAGGGCACCAGCGCCCTGCCCCCGTTTTCCGGCATAAACGGGGACGGGCCGAACGACGCGGCCATCATGGCGCCCATTTTAGGAAAACCGTATGGGATGGTGATCTCCCACGGCCTGAACCCAGTGCTGAACATGATTGACCCTTACCATGGAAGCCTGTGGGCAGCCGCCGAGGCGGTATCCAACGCGATAGCCTCCGGGGTTAACCCGCGCGATCTAATGCTTATGGATAATTTCATCTGGCCCTTCCCCGACGAAGAACTGCTGGGCGCCCTGGACCTGGCTGTAGATGCTTGCGTGGATTTCGTCCGCGGAACAGGGATGCCGTTCATCTCGGGCAAGGACAGCCTGTCCAGCACCTACCGGGGGAAAGACGGAACGGTGATTAAAATCCCTCCGATATTGTGTATTTCAGCGTTCGGGCGGGTTCCTGACGTATCCCGGACAGTGTCGGCCGATTTCAAAAAAACCGGCACGAAAATCGTCCTGGCAGGATACCGGAATACCGCTGAAATGGCCGGATCTGTTTACTATGACTTGCTCGGTCATATTGGAAACAACCTGCCGAAGCTCAGCCCCACCGCGCTGATGCATGTTTTTGAGGCAGTTTACGGCGCAATAAACTCAGGTAAGCTCCTGGCCTGTCACGATATCAGCGAAGGCGGCGTGGCGGCGGCGCTGGCCGAGATGTGCTTCGGCGGCGACATGGGCGCTCAGGTAATAATACCGGAGGGTGAATTAGCTGAAAACTTCCTGTTTAATGAAACAGCCGGCTGCTTCCTGGCGGAAATCCCCGCTGACAGCAACCCGTCTGATATTTTTGGCGACATTCCCTGCCAGGTAATCGGCAAAACAACAGACAGAAAAGTCATTGCAGCCGAGCAGTCAGGAAAAACCCTTTTCGAGACTAGGCTGGACAGGCTGAGAGCAGCCTGGCGGCAGCCGATGAAGGAGGTGTTTCGCCAGTGA
- the selA gene encoding L-seryl-tRNA(Sec) selenium transferase, which yields MSKKSWERGLRLLPSVDETLRDDRVAELLAVYPRSMVVEAVRVSLAGERRRILEGEPVEEDMDENSCLDLIVLKTAEVVRNQACSNLRPVINATGVVLHTNLGRALLSENARRAVCEIASSYSNLELELTTGRRGSRYAPLEPVLTSLTGAEAALVVNNNAAAVLLALGTLAKEREVVVSRGQLVEIGGSFRVPEVMAQSGARLVEVGATNKTYPDDYRKAINEHTALLLHVHTSNYRIIGFTRETTIKELVEIGRAFSLPVMSDLGSGSLLDLSRYGLPGEPTVQEMVAAGTDIITFSGDKLLGGPQAGIIVGRRRYIDKMKKNPLLRAVRVDKMTVAALEATLREYLDEERVVEGLPVLQMLTASASRLEEKAENLARLVRDAVGNKAGVEVGKGFSVVGGGSLPAAELPTAVVKIDSRTTSAGDLQSALMRGEPAVMSRVQGGSLLLDVRTVRGSELPALAAAIGKVI from the coding sequence ATGAGTAAAAAATCATGGGAACGGGGCTTGCGGTTGTTGCCTTCGGTTGATGAAACGCTCAGGGACGACAGAGTGGCCGAACTGCTGGCCGTATATCCCAGGAGCATGGTGGTTGAGGCCGTGCGTGTTTCTCTGGCCGGCGAGCGCAGGCGGATCCTGGAGGGTGAACCGGTTGAAGAAGACATGGATGAAAACAGTTGCCTGGATTTGATCGTGTTAAAAACGGCTGAGGTTGTCCGTAACCAGGCATGTTCCAATCTGCGGCCGGTAATCAACGCTACCGGCGTTGTTCTGCATACAAACCTTGGACGGGCGCTTTTGAGCGAAAACGCCAGGCGGGCCGTTTGTGAGATAGCCTCCAGTTACTCCAACCTGGAGCTGGAACTGACTACCGGCCGGCGCGGCTCGCGCTATGCGCCGCTGGAGCCGGTTCTGACTTCCCTGACCGGGGCGGAAGCGGCTCTTGTGGTGAATAATAACGCCGCGGCTGTGCTTCTTGCGCTGGGCACTCTGGCTAAAGAGCGCGAGGTCGTGGTTTCCAGAGGACAGTTGGTAGAGATCGGGGGGTCTTTCCGTGTTCCCGAGGTTATGGCCCAGAGCGGCGCGAGACTGGTGGAGGTCGGCGCTACCAACAAAACCTATCCTGATGATTACCGGAAGGCAATTAACGAACATACGGCGCTTCTGCTTCATGTACATACCAGCAACTACCGGATCATTGGCTTTACCAGGGAAACCACGATAAAAGAGTTGGTGGAGATTGGCCGTGCCTTTTCCCTTCCGGTAATGTCCGATCTCGGCAGCGGTTCTCTGCTTGATTTGAGCCGCTATGGCCTGCCGGGGGAACCTACTGTTCAGGAAATGGTGGCTGCGGGAACCGATATAATTACCTTTAGTGGAGATAAATTGCTTGGCGGCCCGCAGGCCGGCATTATTGTGGGACGGCGCCGTTATATTGATAAAATGAAGAAGAACCCCTTGCTCAGGGCGGTCCGGGTCGACAAGATGACTGTAGCGGCTTTGGAGGCTACCTTGCGGGAATACCTTGATGAGGAGCGGGTTGTTGAAGGACTGCCTGTTTTGCAGATGCTTACAGCCAGCGCAAGCCGGCTGGAAGAAAAAGCGGAGAATTTGGCCCGCCTCGTTAGAGACGCCGTAGGGAACAAGGCGGGAGTTGAGGTCGGCAAAGGGTTTTCCGTAGTGGGCGGCGGCTCCTTGCCGGCGGCTGAACTGCCTACTGCGGTAGTAAAGATTGATTCCCGCACAACTTCAGCCGGCGACTTGCAGTCCGCTTTGATGCGGGGGGAGCCGGCGGTAATGAGCCGTGTGCAGGGCGGCAGTTTGCTCCTTGATGTCCGTACCGTGCGCGGCAGTGAATTGCCTGCGCTGGCGGCGGCTATAGGAAAGGTGATCTAA
- the selB gene encoding selenocysteine-specific translation elongation factor — MKHLIIGTAGHVDHGKTALVKAMTGVDTDRLKEEKERGISIELGFTALKLPGGRKAGIVDVPGHERFIKNMLAGAGGFDLVLLVIAADEGVMPQTREHLDIIQLLQVKKGVVVLTKADLVDEEWLDLVRAEVQDFLKGTVLEKAPLVIVSAVTGQGIGSLLELLDRVAEDTPAKTAAGPPRLPVDRVFSVTGFGTVVTGTLVAGEIRVGDSVEVQPQGLITRVRSLQSHGEKVKFAGAGQRVAANLAGLEMEQISRGSVVAGVNSITPSNRLDVHLLLLKSAARPLKNRARVRFYLGSGETLGRVVLLDHEELAPGAMAYAQIELEEKTVAVKGDRFVLRSYSPMQTIGGGVVIDPAPGRKHRRFRSEVLKALETRERGTPAEILEQYLQGNPELPDIVDVAAGTGLQATEIEELAHQLARQEKVKIVPGDGKVYLSLTDVYRRMAGELQQMLESYHREFPLREGYPKEELRSRKFPALNNKVFQFLLAALEKDQLVRCTAQAVASPSFTGPGPEMNLIINKIRKELAEACFQPPAWSELAGAAGLSENASLELLQHLLRTGELKKVGENLYFLDETLRMAGHEITGFLREKGEITIGELRDLLQTSRKYALPLLEYFDKERITRRVGDKRLPGKALG, encoded by the coding sequence ATGAAACACCTGATTATCGGGACTGCCGGTCACGTCGACCATGGGAAAACAGCCCTGGTAAAAGCTATGACCGGCGTAGATACGGACCGGTTGAAAGAAGAAAAAGAGCGGGGTATCTCGATTGAGCTTGGTTTTACCGCCCTTAAGCTGCCGGGTGGACGCAAGGCCGGCATCGTTGATGTGCCCGGGCATGAGCGTTTTATTAAAAATATGCTGGCCGGGGCCGGCGGCTTTGACTTGGTGCTTCTGGTAATTGCCGCGGACGAAGGAGTAATGCCCCAGACCCGTGAGCATCTGGACATAATCCAGTTGCTTCAAGTAAAAAAAGGTGTTGTTGTCCTGACCAAAGCCGACCTGGTGGATGAGGAATGGCTTGATTTGGTAAGGGCAGAAGTGCAGGATTTTTTAAAGGGCACTGTTTTAGAGAAAGCTCCCTTGGTAATAGTTTCAGCAGTGACCGGTCAAGGTATCGGCAGCTTGCTTGAGTTGCTGGACCGTGTGGCGGAGGATACTCCGGCCAAAACCGCCGCCGGCCCGCCGAGGTTGCCGGTGGACCGGGTATTTTCCGTCACGGGTTTCGGCACAGTGGTTACCGGGACGCTTGTAGCAGGTGAAATACGGGTTGGTGATTCGGTGGAAGTACAGCCGCAAGGACTGATTACACGGGTGCGGTCTCTGCAGTCACATGGCGAAAAAGTCAAATTTGCCGGGGCTGGGCAGCGTGTGGCAGCCAACCTGGCCGGTCTGGAGATGGAACAGATCAGCCGCGGGAGTGTGGTAGCTGGTGTAAACAGTATTACTCCTTCAAACCGGCTGGACGTGCACTTGTTATTACTGAAAAGCGCCGCCAGGCCACTGAAAAACCGGGCAAGGGTACGTTTTTACCTTGGTTCCGGCGAAACTCTGGGACGGGTTGTGTTGCTGGATCACGAGGAACTCGCACCAGGGGCGATGGCTTATGCGCAGATTGAGTTGGAAGAAAAAACGGTCGCAGTCAAGGGGGACCGGTTTGTGCTCCGGTCTTATTCACCCATGCAGACAATCGGCGGCGGGGTTGTCATTGACCCGGCGCCGGGACGCAAGCACAGGCGCTTTCGCAGCGAAGTTCTGAAGGCTCTGGAGACCAGGGAGAGAGGTACGCCAGCCGAGATTTTAGAACAATATTTGCAGGGCAATCCCGAATTGCCTGATATAGTGGATGTTGCAGCGGGGACAGGGCTTCAAGCAACTGAAATTGAAGAATTGGCCCATCAGCTTGCCCGGCAGGAGAAGGTTAAAATAGTACCCGGCGATGGGAAAGTCTACCTGTCGCTGACTGATGTTTACCGGCGCATGGCCGGTGAGTTGCAGCAAATGCTGGAATCCTACCACCGCGAGTTTCCCCTGCGGGAAGGGTATCCCAAAGAAGAACTTCGCTCCCGGAAATTCCCCGCCTTGAATAATAAAGTCTTTCAATTTCTGCTTGCCGCCCTGGAAAAAGATCAGTTGGTGCGCTGCACGGCCCAGGCAGTCGCCAGTCCGTCATTTACAGGACCAGGGCCGGAAATGAATTTAATAATCAATAAGATTAGGAAGGAATTGGCCGAAGCATGTTTTCAGCCCCCGGCATGGAGCGAACTGGCAGGCGCGGCGGGCTTGAGTGAGAACGCTAGTTTGGAACTGTTGCAGCATCTTTTGAGAACCGGTGAACTAAAAAAAGTGGGTGAAAATCTTTATTTTCTTGATGAAACACTCAGGATGGCCGGTCATGAGATCACCGGCTTTTTGCGAGAAAAAGGCGAGATTACAATAGGTGAGTTGCGCGATCTTTTACAGACTAGCCGCAAATATGCCCTGCCGTTGCTCGAGTACTTCGACAAAGAAAGGATCACCAGGCGGGTCGGCGACAAACGGCTGCCCGGCAAAGCCTTGGGCTGA